Proteins encoded in a region of the Triticum dicoccoides isolate Atlit2015 ecotype Zavitan chromosome 3A, WEW_v2.0, whole genome shotgun sequence genome:
- the LOC119269810 gene encoding protein LOW PHOTOSYNTHETIC EFFICIENCY 1, chloroplastic-like, producing the protein MAPSLAVFHPAGQLPSPRRPRNHACPRTSLKLLYLPASASPRRPRGFAAESAAVGGGGGGRRRGGAVDVVAVAAALRDAKTAEDVKLSVEDFLGGGDEHLPLQVYTSVIRGLGKEKRLDAAFAVVEHLKGRGDGSSLNQFVYNCLLGAVKNSGEFGRIQDVLADMEAQGISPNIVTFNTLMSVYVEQGKVEEVFRVYDDIEGRGLVPTAATYSTVMSAYKSAGDGFAALKFFVKLRERHKNGDLVGNPADWEQDFVKYEKLAIRVCHMAMRRSLASAGNPAGTALKVLLAMDEAGVRPDRSYYERLVWACTGEEHYTIAKELYQRIRERDDGEMISLSVCNHLIWLMGRAKKWWAALEIYEDLLEKGPRPNNLSHELIRSHFNVLLSAAKRRGIWRWALRLLEKMQEKGLEPGGREWNAVLLACSRAAESSAAVDTFKKMIERGLKPDVVSYGALLSALEKGRLYDEALRVWEHMRKVGVDPNLHAYTILASIYAGKGDHDKADAVLRDMVSAKIEPTVVTFNAIITACTRSGAAFEWFHRMKMHKVEPSEVTYQVLIEALVQDGKPKLAYEMYIRASNQGLKLSAKSYDTVVEACQDYGSPVDLTSLGLRPIMEVDPSR; encoded by the coding sequence ATGGCTCCCTCCCTCGCCGTCTTTCACCCCGCCGGCCAGCTCCCTTCTCCCCGCCGTCCACGAAACCACGCATGCCCGCGCACCTCCCTGAAGCTCCTCTATCTCCCGGCTtccgcgtcgccccgccgcccccgcgGGTTCGCCGCCGAGTCCGcagccgtcggcggcggcggcggcggcaggaggaggggaggggccgtcgATGTCGTCGCGGTCGCCGCGGCGCTGCGCGACGCGAAGACGGCCGAGGATGTGAAGCTCTCGGTGGAGGACTtcctcggcggcggcgacgagcaCCTGCCCCTCCAGGTATACACCTCGGTGATTCGGGGGCTCGGCAAGGAGAAGCGCCTCGACGCCGCCTTCGCCGTCGTGGAGCATCTCAAAGGAAGGGGAGACGGCAGCAGCCTCAACCAGTTCGTGTACAACTGCCTGCTAGGCGCGGTGAAGAACTCCGGGGAATTCGGGAGGATCCAGGATGTTCTCGCGGACATGGAGGCGCAGGGGATCTCCCCGAACATAGTGACCTTCAACACCCTGATGTCCGTCTACGTCGAGCAAGGCAAGGTCGAGGAGGTGTTCAGGGTGTACGACGACATCGAGGGCCGCGGGCTGGTGCCGACCGCCGCGACGTACTCGACGGTCATGTCGGCGTACAAGAGCGCCGGGGACGGGTTCGCCGCGCTCAAGTTCTTCGTCAAGCTCAGGGAGAGGCACAAGAACGGCGATCTCGTGGGGAACCCGGCGGATTGGGAGCAAGACTTTGTCAAGTATGAGAAGCTGGCCATCCGGGTATGTCACATGGCGATGCGGCGGTCACTGGCAAGTGCGGGCAACCCAGCCGGTACGGCATTGAAGGTGCTTCTCGCCATGGACGAAGCAGGGGTGAGGCCggacaggagctactacgagcgcctcGTGTGGGCCTGCACGGGGGAGGAGCACTACACCATTGCCAAGGAGCTGTACCAGAGGATCCGCGAGCGCGACGACGGGGAGATGATAAGCTTGTCAGTGTGCAACCACCTGATCTGGCTCATGGGCAGGGCCAAGAAGTGGTGGGCGGCTCTGGAGATCTACGAGGACCTGCTGGAGAAAGGCCCGAGGCCGAACAATCTGTCACACGAGCTCATCAGGTCCCATTTCAACGTCCTGCTCAGCGCCGCCAAGAGGAGGGGCATCTGGAGGTGGGCTCTGAGGCTGCTCGAGAAGATGCAGGAGAAGGGCCTGGAGCCCGGAGGCCGGGAGTGGAACGCCGTGCTCCTCGCCTGCTCCAGAGCGGCCGAATCGTCCGCCGCAGTGGACACATTCAAGAAGATGATAGAGCGGGGGCTGAAACCCGACGTGGTCTCCTATGGAGCATTGCTCAGCGCGCTCGAGAAGGGCAGGCTGTACGACGAGGCGCTGAGGGTGTGGGAGCACATGCGCAAGGTCGGCGTCGACCCGAACCTGCACGCGTACACGATCCTGGCGTCCATTTACGCCGGCAAGGGCGACCATGATAAGGCGGACGCAGTTCTTCGGGACATGGTGTCCGCGAAGATAGAGCCGACCGTCGTGACCTTCAACGCGATCATCACCGCTTGCACGAGGAGCGGCGCGGCGTTCGAGTGGTTCCACAGGATGAAGATGCACAAGGTTGAGCCGAGTGAGGTCACATATCAGGTGTTGATCGAAGCCCTTGTGCAGGATGGTAAGCCCAAGCTTGCCTATGAGATGTACATCAGGGCCTCCAACCAAGGGCTCAAGCTCTCTGCAAAGTCGTATGACACCGTAGTGGAGGCGTGCCAAGATTATGGCTCTCCTGTTGATCTCACTAGTCTGGGTCTTCGGCCTATAATGGAAGTGGATCCGTCAAGATAA